A single region of the Cereibacter sphaeroides 2.4.1 genome encodes:
- a CDS encoding helix-turn-helix transcriptional regulator, with translation MSAKSSLTFAPRLLPAPQAAAYLGVSATTLRGLPIPRKVLGGKRLYDRLELEAYADSLSTEGEVKANSCDGAFGIT, from the coding sequence ATGAGCGCTAAATCGTCTCTCACTTTCGCACCGCGGTTGCTGCCGGCGCCGCAGGCCGCGGCTTATCTCGGTGTCAGTGCGACCACGTTGCGGGGGCTGCCCATCCCGCGCAAGGTGCTGGGCGGGAAGCGGCTCTATGACCGGCTGGAGCTCGAGGCCTATGCCGATTCCCTCTCCACCGAGGGCGAGGTGAAGGCAAACTCATGCGACGGCGCCTTCGGGATCACCTGA
- a CDS encoding tyrosine-type recombinase/integrase — MLPRVHRVRRGGTVYKYHRRTRKELPRDVPEDDPRFVAAWLAEEQRAPTVRSRSQAGTIAAACEAYLGSRSYRELSDGYRPVIRRHVERIKEQGEKALLKDLLPRHIRADLEPLSPPVASSRLKAWRKLAEFWLLKGMLDADPSEGVKRKKMGKVAGFTEWTAEDLEAFRARWPIGTAQRLALELYQWTGARCVDVIRLGPQMVGRDGVLTYVQQKTGNPAHVPWTCPAFGLEEQRADLMRCLPVGSPVYMLTEYGKPRTQKGVSQWFSAAAREAGLESRTAHGLRKYRMNALAEHGASVLVMQSWVGHTTLLEVQEYTRRADRRRVISGGHPVKRDPAGA, encoded by the coding sequence ATGCTGCCCCGCGTTCACAGGGTCAGGCGCGGCGGGACGGTCTACAAGTACCACCGCCGCACCCGGAAGGAGCTGCCGCGGGACGTGCCCGAGGACGATCCGCGCTTCGTGGCGGCATGGCTTGCGGAAGAGCAGCGCGCGCCGACCGTGCGCTCGCGGAGCCAGGCGGGAACGATTGCCGCCGCCTGCGAGGCCTATCTTGGCAGCCGCTCCTATCGCGAGCTCTCGGACGGATACCGGCCGGTGATCCGGCGCCACGTCGAGCGCATCAAGGAGCAGGGGGAGAAGGCGCTGCTGAAGGATCTCCTGCCGCGCCACATCCGCGCCGATCTCGAACCGCTGTCGCCGCCCGTGGCCTCCTCGCGGCTGAAAGCCTGGAGGAAGCTCGCGGAGTTCTGGCTCCTGAAGGGGATGCTGGACGCCGATCCGAGCGAGGGCGTGAAGCGCAAGAAGATGGGAAAGGTGGCCGGCTTCACGGAGTGGACCGCCGAGGATCTCGAGGCGTTCCGCGCGCGCTGGCCCATCGGTACGGCGCAGCGGCTTGCGCTCGAGCTCTATCAGTGGACGGGTGCCCGGTGCGTCGACGTGATCCGCCTCGGGCCGCAGATGGTGGGGCGGGACGGGGTCCTGACCTATGTGCAGCAGAAGACCGGCAATCCGGCCCATGTGCCCTGGACCTGTCCCGCCTTCGGACTCGAGGAGCAGCGCGCTGATCTGATGCGCTGCCTGCCGGTCGGATCGCCGGTCTACATGCTGACGGAATACGGCAAGCCCCGGACGCAGAAGGGCGTGAGCCAGTGGTTCTCGGCCGCCGCGCGGGAGGCGGGGCTCGAAAGCCGGACCGCGCACGGATTGCGCAAATACCGCATGAACGCCTTGGCCGAACATGGCGCTTCCGTGCTCGTCATGCAGTCATGGGTGGGGCACACGACTCTGCTCGAGGTGCAGGAATACACCCGCCGGGCCGACCGCCGCCGGGTGATCTCCGGAGGGCACCCTGTAAAACGCGACCCTGCGGGAGCGTAA
- a CDS encoding GNAT family N-acetyltransferase has product MPPADIDIRRADPTDPTFQPIFMRHLTLMRETSPPESVHALDPADLAAPGVFFYGMRVGGALVGMGAFKAIDATHCEIKSMHVLSEARGQGLARRLLEHLLAEARAAGFRRMSLETGVEPPFAPARLLYERAGFETCGPFEGYWDDPNSVFMTRSL; this is encoded by the coding sequence ATGCCGCCCGCCGACATCGACATCCGCCGCGCCGATCCCACCGATCCGACCTTCCAGCCGATCTTCATGCGCCACCTGACCCTCATGCGGGAGACCTCGCCGCCCGAGAGCGTTCATGCGCTCGACCCGGCCGACCTCGCAGCGCCCGGCGTCTTCTTCTACGGGATGCGTGTCGGAGGCGCCCTCGTCGGCATGGGCGCCTTCAAGGCCATCGACGCCACGCACTGCGAGATCAAGTCGATGCATGTCCTGTCCGAGGCGCGGGGACAGGGCCTCGCCCGGCGTCTCCTCGAGCATCTGCTGGCCGAAGCCCGCGCGGCAGGCTTCCGCCGCATGAGCCTCGAGACCGGCGTCGAACCGCCCTTCGCCCCCGCGCGTCTGCTCTACGAACGGGCGGGCTTCGAGACCTGCGGCCCGTTCGAAGGCTATTGGGACGATCCGAACAGCGTCTTCATGACCCGCAGCCTCTGA
- a CDS encoding ETC complex I subunit yields the protein MRARIYQPARNAMQSGTGKAKGWVLVFESREARDIDPLMGWTSSADTQNQVVLQFDSREAALDYAKAHRIEVEVTEAKPRKANIRPRGYGENFATDRRGAWTH from the coding sequence ATGCGCGCGCGTATCTATCAGCCAGCCCGAAACGCCATGCAGTCCGGGACCGGGAAGGCCAAGGGCTGGGTGCTCGTCTTCGAGAGCCGCGAGGCGCGCGATATCGACCCGCTGATGGGCTGGACCTCGTCGGCCGACACGCAGAATCAGGTCGTCCTGCAGTTCGACAGCCGCGAGGCCGCGCTCGACTATGCCAAGGCGCACCGGATCGAGGTCGAGGTGACCGAAGCGAAGCCGCGCAAGGCCAACATCCGCCCCCGCGGCTACGGCGAGAATTTCGCGACCGACCGCCGCGGCGCCTGGACGCACTGA
- the uvrB gene encoding excinuclease ABC subunit UvrB — protein sequence MPHNNTNLPMHRPEVLTRPKLEGGRRFEMKTPFQPAGDQPTAIAELAAGVQGGEQNQVLLGATGTGKTFTMAKIIEETQRPAIILAPNKTLAAQLYGEFKGFFPENAVEYFVSYYDYYQPEAYVARSDTYIEKESQINEQIDRMRHSATRALLERDDVIIVASVSCIYGIGSVETYSAMTQDLIVGESYDQRQVIAELVAQQYRRNDQAFQRGSFRVRGDSLEVWPAHLEDRAWRFSFFGEELESIVEFDPLTGAKTDSFKQIRIYANSHYVTPRPTMQQAIQGIKRELRQRLDQLVNEGKLLEAQRLEQRTNFDLEMLEATGVCNGIENYSRYLTGRAPGEPPPTLFEFIPDNAIVFADESHVTVPQIGGMYRGDYRRKFTLAEHGFRLPSCMDNRPLKFEEWDAMRPQSVFVSATPAAWELEQAGGVFAEQVIRPTGLLDPVVEIRPVEMQVDDLLDEIRRVAAAGLRVLVTVLTKRMAEDLTEYFHEQGIRIRYMHSDIDTIERIEILRDLRLGAFDVLVGINLLREGLDIPECGLVAILDADKEGFLRSETSLIQTIGRAARNADGRVIMYADRITGSMERALRETERRREKQIAYNIEHGITPQTVRKNVEDVLAGLWQGDTDQSRVTAKVDKPMVGANLAAHLDGLRVSMRKAAENLEFEEAARLRDEIKRLEAVELAISDDPLARQTAVEEAAEAAVKSSGRSTAGRAGQRGGNKRRRGH from the coding sequence ATGCCGCACAACAATACGAACCTGCCGATGCATCGTCCCGAGGTGCTGACCCGCCCGAAGCTCGAAGGCGGTCGGCGTTTCGAGATGAAGACCCCGTTCCAGCCCGCGGGCGACCAGCCCACGGCCATTGCCGAACTGGCCGCCGGGGTGCAGGGGGGCGAGCAGAACCAGGTGCTGCTCGGGGCGACCGGCACCGGCAAGACCTTCACGATGGCCAAGATCATCGAGGAGACCCAGCGTCCGGCGATCATCCTTGCCCCGAACAAGACGCTGGCGGCACAGCTCTACGGCGAGTTCAAGGGCTTCTTCCCCGAGAATGCCGTGGAATATTTCGTCTCCTACTACGACTACTACCAGCCCGAGGCCTATGTGGCGCGCTCGGACACCTACATCGAGAAGGAATCGCAGATCAACGAGCAGATCGACCGGATGCGCCACTCGGCCACCCGGGCGTTGCTCGAGCGCGACGACGTCATCATCGTGGCCTCGGTCTCCTGCATCTACGGCATCGGCTCGGTCGAAACCTATTCGGCGATGACGCAGGATCTGATCGTGGGCGAGAGCTACGACCAGCGGCAGGTGATCGCGGAACTTGTGGCGCAGCAGTACCGCCGCAACGACCAGGCCTTCCAGCGCGGCAGCTTCCGCGTGCGGGGCGATTCGCTCGAGGTCTGGCCTGCCCACCTCGAGGATCGCGCCTGGCGCTTCTCCTTCTTCGGGGAAGAGCTGGAGAGCATCGTCGAGTTCGATCCGCTGACCGGCGCCAAGACCGACAGCTTCAAGCAGATCCGCATCTATGCGAATTCGCACTATGTGACGCCGCGCCCGACGATGCAGCAGGCCATTCAGGGCATCAAGCGCGAGCTGCGCCAGCGGCTCGACCAGCTCGTGAACGAGGGCAAGCTCCTCGAGGCTCAGCGGCTGGAGCAGCGCACGAACTTCGACCTCGAGATGCTGGAAGCCACCGGCGTCTGCAACGGCATCGAGAACTACTCGCGCTATCTGACGGGCCGGGCCCCGGGCGAACCGCCGCCGACGCTGTTCGAATTCATCCCCGACAATGCCATCGTCTTCGCCGACGAGAGCCACGTCACCGTGCCGCAGATCGGCGGCATGTATCGCGGCGACTATCGGCGCAAGTTCACGCTGGCCGAGCACGGCTTCCGGCTGCCCTCCTGCATGGACAACCGACCGCTCAAGTTCGAGGAGTGGGACGCGATGCGCCCGCAGTCGGTCTTCGTCTCGGCCACGCCCGCCGCGTGGGAACTGGAGCAGGCGGGCGGCGTCTTCGCCGAGCAGGTGATCCGGCCCACGGGGCTTCTCGATCCGGTGGTCGAGATCCGCCCCGTCGAGATGCAGGTGGACGACCTGCTGGACGAGATCCGCAGGGTCGCGGCCGCGGGCCTGCGCGTCCTCGTCACGGTGCTGACCAAGCGCATGGCCGAGGATCTGACGGAATATTTCCACGAGCAGGGCATCCGCATCCGCTACATGCACTCGGACATCGATACGATCGAGCGGATCGAGATCCTGCGCGACCTGCGGCTCGGGGCCTTCGACGTGCTGGTGGGGATCAACCTCCTGCGCGAGGGGCTCGACATCCCGGAATGCGGGCTGGTGGCGATCCTCGATGCCGACAAGGAGGGCTTCCTGCGCTCCGAGACCTCGCTGATCCAGACCATCGGCCGCGCGGCACGGAATGCGGACGGGCGCGTCATCATGTATGCCGACCGGATCACCGGCAGCATGGAGCGCGCGCTGCGCGAGACAGAACGGCGGCGCGAGAAGCAGATCGCCTACAACATCGAACATGGCATCACGCCGCAGACCGTGCGCAAGAACGTCGAGGATGTGCTGGCGGGCCTCTGGCAGGGCGATACCGACCAGAGCCGCGTCACGGCCAAGGTCGACAAGCCGATGGTCGGGGCGAACCTCGCAGCCCACCTCGACGGGCTGCGTGTCTCGATGCGGAAGGCGGCCGAGAACCTGGAGTTCGAGGAAGCGGCGCGGCTGCGCGACGAGATCAAGCGGCTCGAGGCGGTGGAACTGGCCATTTCCGACGATCCTCTGGCGCGCCAGACTGCGGTCGAGGAGGCGGCCGAGGCCGCGGTCAAGAGCTCGGGCCGCAGCACGGCCGGCCGCGCGGGCCAGCGCGGCGGCAACAAGCGCCGCCGGGGCCACTGA
- a CDS encoding antibiotic biosynthesis monooxygenase family protein, whose translation MTQIDPAFTGQTVITTFEMTPGTCADLLEELQATLDSFIRHQPGFISASLHVNDAQTRIANYSQWQRREDFQAMLRTAEMRERTRRFATLCRSFEPVMYEVVAGY comes from the coding sequence ATGACCCAGATCGACCCGGCCTTCACCGGCCAGACCGTCATCACCACCTTCGAGATGACCCCCGGCACCTGCGCCGATCTGCTCGAGGAGCTGCAGGCGACACTCGACAGCTTCATCCGGCATCAGCCGGGCTTCATCTCGGCAAGCCTGCATGTGAACGACGCCCAGACCCGTATCGCCAACTATTCGCAATGGCAGCGCCGCGAGGATTTCCAGGCGATGCTCCGCACCGCCGAGATGCGCGAGCGCACCCGCCGCTTCGCCACCCTCTGCCGCAGTTTCGAGCCGGTCATGTACGAGGTGGTCGCAGGCTACTGA
- a CDS encoding entericidin A/B family lipoprotein, whose protein sequence is MKKSFLLLPLLALMGLAACETVEGAGQDLSAAGSAISQESREAQSGM, encoded by the coding sequence ATGAAGAAGTCTTTCCTCCTGCTGCCCCTGCTCGCCCTGATGGGTCTCGCCGCCTGCGAAACCGTCGAGGGCGCGGGCCAGGATCTGTCCGCAGCCGGTAGCGCAATCAGCCAGGAATCGCGCGAGGCGCAATCGGGGATGTAA
- the lepA gene encoding translation elongation factor 4: MTQLDLIRNFSIVAHIDHGKSTLADRLIQLTGTVAERDMKAQILDSMDIERERGITIKANTVRIDYPAKDGRTYVLNLIDTPGHVDFAYEVSRSMRAVEGSLLVVDASQGVEAQTLANVYQALDAGHEIVPVLNKIDLPAAEPERVKSQIEDVIGLDASDAVLISAKSGLGIPDVLEAIVHRLPPPKGDREAPLKAMLVDSWYDAYLGVVVMIRVMDGVIRKGDRVKMMQTGAVYGIDRLAVLKPQMVDIAELGPGEIGVLTASIKQVRDTRVGDTITHEKKGCAAPLPGFKPAQPVVFCGLFPVDANDFEALREAIEKLALNDASFTYEMETSAALGFGFRCGFLGLLHLEVVRDRLEREYDLDLITTAPSVVYQIYMKDGTLQELHNPTDMPDLTYVDHIEEPRIRATIMVPDEYLGDVLKLCQDRRGIQLDLSYAGARAMVVYDLPLNEVVFDFYDRLKSVTKGYASFDYQITGYREDFLVKMSILVNDEPVDALSMMVHRDRADMRGRAMVEKLKELIPRHMFKIPIQAAIGGRVIARETISAMRKDVTAKCYGGDATRKRKLLDKQKAGKKKMRQFGKVEIPQQAFINALKMDS, from the coding sequence ATGACCCAGCTCGACCTCATCCGCAACTTTTCCATCGTGGCGCACATCGACCACGGCAAATCCACCCTCGCCGACCGGCTGATCCAGTTGACGGGGACGGTGGCCGAACGCGACATGAAGGCCCAGATCCTGGACTCGATGGATATCGAGCGCGAGCGCGGCATCACCATCAAGGCCAACACGGTCCGGATCGACTATCCGGCGAAGGACGGCCGGACCTATGTCCTGAACCTGATCGACACGCCCGGTCACGTCGACTTCGCCTATGAGGTCAGCCGGTCGATGCGTGCGGTCGAGGGATCGCTCTTGGTGGTGGATGCGTCGCAGGGGGTCGAGGCGCAGACGCTGGCCAACGTCTATCAGGCGCTGGATGCCGGGCACGAGATCGTGCCGGTGCTGAACAAGATCGACCTGCCCGCGGCCGAACCCGAGCGGGTGAAGAGCCAGATCGAGGATGTGATCGGTCTCGACGCCTCGGACGCCGTGCTGATCTCGGCCAAGTCGGGCCTCGGCATTCCCGATGTGCTCGAAGCCATCGTCCACCGCCTGCCGCCGCCGAAGGGCGACCGCGAGGCCCCGCTGAAGGCCATGCTGGTGGACAGCTGGTATGATGCCTATCTGGGCGTCGTGGTCATGATCCGGGTGATGGACGGCGTGATCCGCAAGGGCGACCGGGTCAAGATGATGCAGACGGGCGCCGTCTATGGCATCGACCGTCTCGCGGTGCTCAAGCCGCAGATGGTGGACATTGCCGAACTGGGCCCGGGCGAGATCGGCGTGCTGACCGCCTCGATCAAGCAGGTCCGCGACACGCGGGTGGGCGACACGATCACCCACGAGAAGAAGGGCTGCGCGGCGCCCCTGCCCGGCTTCAAGCCGGCGCAGCCGGTGGTGTTCTGCGGCCTCTTCCCGGTCGATGCGAACGATTTCGAGGCCCTGCGCGAGGCGATCGAGAAGCTCGCGCTGAACGACGCCTCCTTCACCTACGAGATGGAGACCTCGGCGGCGCTCGGCTTCGGCTTCCGCTGCGGCTTCCTGGGCCTCCTCCATCTCGAGGTGGTGCGCGACCGGCTGGAGCGCGAATACGATCTGGACCTCATCACCACGGCCCCGTCGGTGGTCTATCAGATCTACATGAAGGACGGCACGCTGCAGGAGCTGCACAATCCGACCGACATGCCGGACCTGACCTATGTCGACCATATCGAAGAGCCGCGGATCCGCGCCACGATCATGGTGCCGGACGAGTACCTGGGCGACGTGCTCAAGCTCTGCCAGGATCGCCGCGGCATCCAGCTCGACCTGAGCTATGCGGGCGCGCGGGCCATGGTGGTCTATGACCTGCCGCTGAACGAGGTGGTGTTCGACTTCTACGACCGTCTGAAGTCAGTGACGAAGGGCTATGCGAGCTTCGATTACCAGATCACCGGCTATCGCGAGGATTTCCTCGTGAAGATGTCGATCCTCGTGAATGACGAGCCGGTGGATGCGCTGTCGATGATGGTGCACCGCGACCGGGCGGACATGCGCGGGCGGGCGATGGTGGAAAAGCTCAAGGAGCTCATCCCGCGGCACATGTTCAAGATCCCGATTCAGGCCGCGATCGGGGGGCGGGTCATCGCGCGCGAGACGATCTCGGCGATGCGCAAGGACGTGACGGCCAAGTGCTACGGCGGCGACGCCACGCGGAAACGCAAGCTCCTGGACAAGCAGAAGGCGGGCAAGAAGAAGATGCGCCAGTTCGGGAAGGTCGAGATCCCGCAGCAGGCCTTCATCAATGCGCTGAAGATGGACAGCTGA
- a CDS encoding pyruvate carboxylase translates to MAEFRKILIANRGEIAIRVMRAANEMGKKTVAVYAEEDKLSLHRFKADEAYRIGEGLSPVGAYLSIPEIIRVAQMSGADAIHPGYGLLSENPDFVEACDAAGIAFIGPKAETMRALGDKASARRVAMAAGVPVIPATEVLGDDMEEIKRQAAEIGYPLMLKASWGGGGRGMRPITSEAELADKVREGRREAEAAFGNGEGYLEKMIQRARHVEVQILGDKYGAIYHLYERDCTVQRRNQKVVERAPAPYLTEEQRTEICELGRRICAHVNYECAGTVEFLMDMDSEKFYFIEVNPRVQVEHTVTEEVTGIDIVQSQIRIAEGATLAEATGCPSQDDIKLSGHALQCRVTTEDPQNNFIPDYGRLTAYRSATGMGIRLDGGTAYAGGVITRYYDSLLVKVTAWAPTPEKAIARMDRALREFRIRGVATNIAFVENLLKHPSFLDYSYTTKFIDTTPDLFNFKPRRDRATKILTYIADITVNGHPETAGRVRPSAELKDPKAPEPKGAPQPGTRTLLEEKGPQAVADWMAAQTRVLMTDTTMRDGHQSLLATRMRSIDMIKVTPAYAANLGGLFSVECWGGATFDVAYRFLQECPWQRLRDIRARLPNVMTQMLLRASNGVGYTNYPDNVVQEFVRQAAETGVDVFRVFDSLNWVENMRVAMDAVIEANKVCEGTICYTGDLLDPDRSKYDLNYYVGMGRALRDAGAHVLGLKDMAGLLKPAAARVLVKALKEEVGLPIHFHTHDTSGIAGATVLAACDAGVDAVDAAMDAFSGGTSQPCLGSIVEALKHTDRDTGLDIAAIREISDYWGHVRQQYSAFESGLPSPASEVYLHEMPGGQFTNLKAQARSMGLEERWSEVAQAYADANRMFGDIVKVTPSSKVVGDMALMMVAQGLTREEVEDPEVEVSFPDSVVDMLKGNLGQPHGGWPEPILKKVLKGEAPSTERPGAHLPPVDIAAAREKLLSEIKQGDDDPLDTAVDAEDLNGYLMYPKVFTDYRARHRIYGPVRTLPTRTFFYGMEPGEEISAEIDPGKTLEIRLSAVGETSDDGDAKVFFELNGQPRVIRVANRAVKAKTATRPKAQDGNPAHVGAPMPGSVASVAVSAGQKVKPGDLLVTIEAMKMETGLHADRAATVKAVHVGPGAQIEAKDLLVELED, encoded by the coding sequence ATGGCCGAGTTCCGAAAGATCCTCATCGCCAACCGTGGTGAGATCGCCATCCGGGTGATGCGGGCGGCAAACGAGATGGGCAAGAAGACGGTCGCCGTCTATGCCGAGGAAGACAAGCTCTCGCTCCACCGCTTCAAGGCGGACGAGGCCTACCGGATCGGCGAGGGCCTCTCGCCCGTGGGCGCCTATCTCTCGATCCCCGAGATCATCCGCGTGGCGCAGATGTCGGGCGCCGATGCGATCCACCCGGGCTACGGGCTTCTGTCGGAGAACCCCGATTTCGTCGAGGCCTGCGACGCAGCGGGCATCGCCTTCATCGGCCCGAAGGCCGAGACGATGCGCGCGCTCGGCGACAAGGCTTCGGCCCGCCGCGTGGCCATGGCCGCGGGCGTGCCGGTGATCCCGGCGACCGAGGTGCTGGGCGACGATATGGAGGAGATCAAGCGGCAGGCGGCCGAGATCGGCTATCCGCTGATGCTCAAGGCCTCGTGGGGCGGCGGTGGGCGCGGCATGCGGCCCATCACTTCCGAGGCCGAGCTGGCCGACAAGGTGCGCGAGGGCCGACGCGAGGCCGAGGCCGCCTTCGGCAACGGCGAGGGCTATCTCGAGAAGATGATCCAGCGCGCGCGCCACGTCGAGGTGCAGATCCTCGGCGACAAATACGGCGCGATCTACCATCTCTACGAGCGCGACTGCACCGTGCAGCGGCGCAACCAGAAGGTCGTCGAGCGCGCGCCCGCGCCTTATCTCACCGAGGAGCAGCGGACAGAGATCTGCGAGCTCGGCCGCCGGATCTGCGCCCATGTGAATTACGAATGCGCGGGCACGGTCGAGTTCCTGATGGATATGGACTCGGAGAAATTCTATTTCATCGAGGTCAATCCGCGGGTTCAGGTCGAACATACCGTCACCGAGGAAGTGACGGGCATCGACATCGTGCAATCCCAGATCCGCATCGCGGAAGGGGCGACGCTGGCCGAGGCAACCGGATGCCCGAGCCAGGACGACATCAAGCTCTCGGGCCATGCGCTGCAGTGCCGCGTCACGACCGAGGATCCGCAGAACAATTTCATTCCCGACTACGGCCGGCTCACCGCCTATCGCTCGGCCACGGGCATGGGCATCCGGCTGGACGGCGGCACGGCCTATGCCGGGGGCGTCATCACCCGCTATTACGATTCACTCCTCGTGAAGGTGACGGCCTGGGCCCCCACGCCCGAAAAGGCCATCGCGCGGATGGACCGGGCGCTGCGCGAGTTCCGCATCCGGGGCGTGGCCACCAACATCGCCTTCGTCGAGAACCTGCTGAAGCACCCGAGTTTCCTCGACTATTCCTACACGACGAAATTCATCGACACGACGCCCGACCTCTTCAACTTCAAGCCGCGTCGTGACCGGGCGACGAAGATCCTGACCTACATCGCCGACATCACCGTGAACGGGCACCCCGAGACGGCCGGCCGGGTCCGCCCCTCGGCCGAGCTGAAGGATCCGAAGGCACCCGAGCCCAAGGGCGCACCGCAGCCCGGCACGCGGACCCTCCTCGAGGAGAAGGGCCCGCAGGCGGTGGCCGACTGGATGGCCGCGCAGACCCGCGTGCTGATGACCGACACGACGATGCGCGACGGCCACCAGAGCCTGCTCGCCACCCGGATGCGCTCGATCGACATGATCAAGGTCACGCCCGCCTATGCGGCGAACCTCGGCGGCCTCTTCTCGGTGGAATGCTGGGGCGGCGCCACCTTCGATGTGGCCTATCGCTTCCTGCAGGAATGTCCCTGGCAGCGGCTGCGCGACATCCGCGCCCGGCTGCCCAACGTCATGACGCAGATGCTGCTGCGCGCCTCGAACGGGGTCGGCTATACGAACTACCCCGACAATGTGGTGCAGGAATTCGTCCGTCAGGCGGCCGAAACCGGCGTCGACGTGTTCCGCGTGTTCGACTCGCTCAACTGGGTCGAGAACATGCGCGTGGCAATGGATGCGGTGATCGAGGCCAACAAGGTCTGCGAGGGCACGATCTGCTACACGGGCGACCTGCTCGATCCCGACCGCTCCAAATACGATCTGAACTACTATGTCGGCATGGGCCGCGCGCTGCGCGACGCGGGCGCGCATGTGCTGGGTCTGAAGGACATGGCCGGGCTTCTGAAGCCTGCCGCCGCCCGCGTGCTGGTGAAGGCGCTGAAGGAGGAGGTGGGCCTGCCGATCCACTTCCACACCCACGACACGAGCGGAATTGCGGGCGCGACCGTGCTCGCCGCCTGCGATGCCGGGGTGGATGCGGTCGATGCGGCGATGGACGCCTTCTCGGGCGGCACCTCGCAGCCCTGCCTCGGCTCGATCGTCGAGGCGCTGAAGCACACCGACCGCGACACGGGCCTCGACATCGCGGCGATCCGCGAGATCTCGGACTACTGGGGCCATGTGCGCCAGCAGTATTCGGCCTTCGAATCGGGCCTGCCCTCGCCCGCCTCCGAGGTCTATCTGCACGAGATGCCCGGCGGCCAGTTCACCAACCTCAAGGCGCAGGCGCGCTCCATGGGGCTCGAGGAACGCTGGTCCGAGGTGGCGCAGGCCTATGCCGACGCGAACCGGATGTTCGGCGACATCGTGAAGGTCACGCCCTCGTCGAAGGTGGTGGGCGACATGGCGCTGATGATGGTGGCGCAGGGGCTGACGCGGGAAGAGGTCGAGGATCCCGAGGTCGAGGTGAGCTTCCCGGACTCGGTCGTGGACATGCTCAAGGGCAATCTCGGCCAGCCCCACGGCGGCTGGCCCGAGCCGATCCTGAAGAAGGTGCTGAAGGGCGAGGCACCCTCGACCGAGCGACCGGGCGCGCATCTGCCGCCCGTCGACATCGCAGCCGCGCGCGAGAAGCTCCTGTCGGAGATCAAGCAGGGCGACGACGATCCGCTCGACACGGCCGTCGATGCCGAGGATCTGAACGGCTACCTCATGTATCCCAAGGTCTTCACCGACTACCGCGCCCGCCACAGGATCTACGGGCCGGTGCGGACGCTGCCGACCCGGACCTTCTTCTACGGGATGGAGCCGGGCGAGGAGATCTCGGCCGAAATCGACCCCGGCAAGACGCTCGAGATCCGGCTGTCCGCCGTGGGCGAGACGTCGGACGACGGCGATGCCAAGGTGTTCTTCGAGCTGAACGGCCAGCCGCGGGTGATCCGCGTGGCCAACCGGGCGGTGAAGGCCAAGACCGCGACCCGGCCCAAGGCGCAGGACGGCAATCCGGCCCATGTCGGCGCCCCGATGCCGGGTTCGGTCGCCTCGGTCGCGGTCTCGGCGGGCCAGAAGGTGAAGCCGGGCGATCTCCTCGTCACCATCGAGGCGATGAAGATGGAGACCGGGCTCCATGCCGACCGTGCGGCCACCGTGAAGGCTGTCCATGTCGGGCCCGGCGCGCAGATCGAGGCGAAGGACCTGCTGGTCGAACTCGAGGACTGA